A part of Kitasatospora acidiphila genomic DNA contains:
- a CDS encoding glycosyltransferase — protein MSSSLRIVRLANFVTPVSGGLRTALRHLGAGYLAAGHEPVLVVPGPEHRDELTEQGRVVTLPGPVLPASGGYRLLTDRMAVARLLHRLAPDRLEVSDRTTLRWTGSWARRNGVPAAMVSHESATGLLRTRGLPEPAARALADRLNSRTAHAYDTVICTTDWAADEFRRLGVQHLVQAPLGVDLDRLHPWRHDPAVRQRYVTDGQTMLMLCSRLSAEKRPGRALDALAELRRTGLDAVLVVAGTGPLRERLQRRAGREGLPVRFLGHIAERAELSALLASADVVLAPGPIETFGLAALEALACGTPVAVSRSSALPGIVADAGAVAADTGPGFAAAVRELLARPEDRRRTEARARAEQYSWDAAVAAFLAIHERSRARSVGSMT, from the coding sequence ATGAGCTCCTCACTGCGCATCGTCCGGCTGGCCAACTTCGTCACCCCGGTGTCCGGCGGCCTGCGCACCGCGCTGCGCCACCTCGGCGCCGGCTACCTGGCCGCCGGGCATGAACCGGTGCTGGTGGTGCCCGGCCCCGAGCACCGCGACGAACTCACCGAACAGGGCCGGGTGGTGACCCTCCCGGGCCCGGTGCTGCCGGCCAGCGGCGGCTACCGGCTGCTCACCGACCGGATGGCCGTCGCCCGGCTGCTGCACCGGCTGGCCCCCGACCGACTGGAGGTCTCCGACCGCACCACGCTGCGCTGGACCGGCAGTTGGGCCCGGCGCAACGGGGTGCCCGCGGCGATGGTCTCGCACGAGAGCGCCACCGGCCTGCTCCGCACCCGGGGCCTGCCCGAGCCTGCCGCCCGGGCCCTCGCCGACCGCCTCAACTCCCGCACCGCGCACGCATATGACACCGTGATCTGCACCACCGACTGGGCCGCCGACGAGTTCCGCCGACTCGGCGTCCAGCACCTGGTGCAGGCGCCGCTCGGCGTGGATCTGGACCGACTGCACCCATGGCGGCACGACCCGGCCGTGCGGCAGCGCTATGTGACGGATGGTCAGACCATGCTGATGCTCTGCTCGCGGCTCTCGGCGGAGAAACGGCCGGGGCGGGCGCTGGACGCGCTGGCCGAGCTGCGCCGCACCGGGCTGGACGCCGTCCTGGTGGTGGCCGGCACCGGCCCGCTGCGGGAACGGCTGCAACGGCGCGCCGGGCGCGAGGGGCTGCCCGTGCGGTTCCTCGGCCACATCGCCGAACGGGCCGAGCTCAGCGCCCTGTTGGCCTCGGCCGATGTGGTGCTGGCGCCCGGGCCGATCGAGACCTTCGGGCTGGCCGCGCTGGAGGCGCTGGCCTGCGGCACCCCGGTGGCGGTCAGCCGTTCCTCGGCGCTGCCCGGCATCGTGGCCGACGCGGGCGCGGTGGCCGCCGACACCGGACCAGGATTCGCCGCAGCGGTACGGGAGTTGCTGGCCCGCCCCGAGGACCGGCGGCGCACCGAGGCCCGGGCCCGGGCCGAGCAGTACAGCTGGGACGCAGCGGTCGCGGCGTTCCTGGCCATCCACGAACGGAGCAGAGCACGCAGCGTCGGGAGCATGACATGA